The Plasmodium knowlesi strain H genome assembly, chromosome: 4 genome window below encodes:
- a CDS encoding DNA-directed RNA polymerase II subunit RPB2, putative gives MAVKLEPSYFSSEYMHPDAPLEEDHDEEERITEEDSWVVIGSFFGSHGLVNQQIESYNDFIEYRMQEIIDEHPALEIRPQAQYRSEGDEQKNVMYALKFGQLSLDRPFYDERNLTNKNLWPQEARLRNLTYSSAIYIDIEQSTYVVDESSGSQILKDKFIYERINLGRIPLMLKSMFCWTKGLPESEIADMGECAFDQGGYFIVNGGEKVLVAQERMAHNFIYVFKKKQPSKFGWVAEIRSQMERSQATSAFSVKMKTKTGSRGSSVRTGGQLVATLPYIRTEISVGILFRALGCTSDRDILQRIVYDFNDKMMINTLRETLEECIDYPTQDICLDFIGKRGPTVGASREKRILYAKELLRKEVLPHMGTGPGVESKKSYFIGYMINRLLLAELGRIKEDDRDHFGKKRLDIAGPLMASSFSTYFRKMAKDVKRVLQRQIDNNKPFDVAGAVRSCSQITQGMQYQLATGNWGKDKDGKVIRTGVAQVLNRLTYSSCLSHLRRLNTPLGREGKMAKPRQLHNTHWGMICPFETPEGQSVGLVKNLSLMCDISVGTSTNNIFEFLLEWGLESLDEVPPQLMKEKVKLFLNGKWVGCFNQIDNLIETLYELRRRCDISPEASIVRDVNSKEIKIFTDSGRAMRPLYVVKNVKGENKLKLTKEHVKNMMAYPETYNWDYLIQEGIIEYIDCEEEETTMISMFIDDLKTGTGYHNNYTHCEIHPSLILGVCASIIPFSDHNQSPRNTYQSAMGKQAMGIYVTNFNIRLDTLAHLLYYPQRPLVCTKVMEYLRFRELPAGINAIVAIMCYTGYNQEDSLIMNQSSIDRGLFRSVFYRTYTSEEKQQGSLIIESFEKPSIRYVKNLKRGDYTKLDNDGLIAPGIRVLGDDIIIGKVSPNIEDEDDIVIQRMPNIQMGYNSGASTSNGFMIGKESSAGGSVLNGSASSVCGSVSSSPYSPSTMGGSNMMDSMPDSPVSDRYSSSGPVGSATVGPASVSSSTPSNTTIFRSGNTISSVNSPQYGTTIVSGSTKDDLEIPTLTISTSNILKQYKKDCSLSLRENENGVIDTVMLSSNSRGNKFAKVKVRSVRIPQIGDKFASRHGQKGTIGITYRTEDMPFSSDGTFPDIIMNPHAVPSRMTIGHLVECLAGKVAAIEGGEGDATPFSKITVQEISQRLHNLGYEKYGNDVLYNGHNGKMLKSKIFIGPTYYQRLKHMVEDKIHARSRGPLTMITRQPTEGRSRDGGLRFGEMERDCMISHGSAKMLKERLFEESDAYRVHVCDNCGLCCIADINKNAYECTVCNSKTNISQIYIPYACKLLFQELMTMAIYPKLVLEDM, from the coding sequence gTAATGTACGCATTAAAGTTTGGGCAACTGTCCTTAGATAGGCCATTCTACGATGAGAGGAATTTAACGAATAAGAACTTGTGGCCACAGGAGGCAAGGCTAAGGAATCTGACATACTCGTCTGctatatacatagatattGAACAAAGTACGTACGTAGTGGATGAAAGTTCAGGTAGCCAAATTTTGAAGGATAAATTTATATACGAAAGAATAAACTTGGGAAGAATACCACTTATGTTAAAATCTATGTTCTGTTGGACGAAGGGTTTACCAGAGAGCGAGATTGCTGATATGGGTGAGTGTGCATTTGATCAAGGAGGATACTTCATTGTGAATGGAGGGGAGAAGGTACTTGTAGCACAGGAACGAATGGCtcacaattttatttatgtatttaaaaagaagcaacCTTCTAAGTTTGGGTGGGTAGCTGAGATAAGGTCTCAGATGGAGAGGTCTCAAGCTACATCTGCATTTTCTGTGAAGATGAAAACGAAAACGGGTTCTAGGGGTTCATCAGTGAGAACAGGAGGGCAATTGGTGGCTACTTTACCCTATATAAGAACGGAAATTTCCGTTGGAATTTTGTTCAGAGCGTTGGGTTGTACATCCGATAGGGATATCCTCCAAAGAATTGTTTACGATTTTAACGATAAAATGATGATTAACACATTGAGAGAGACATTAGAAGAATGTATAGATTATCCTACACAGGATATTTGTCTTGATTTCATTGGTAAAAGAGGACCCACTGTTGGAGCatcaagggagaaaagaattttATACGCCAAGGAGCTTTTACGCAAGGAGGTTCTACCTCACATGGGTACTGGCCCAGGGGTTGAGAGCAAGAAATCATATTTCATTGGGTACATGATTAATAGGCTATTGTTAGCTGAACTGGGAAGAATTAAGGAAGACGATCGAGATCATTTTGGGAAGAAACGTTTAGATATTGCAGGGCCTCTAATGGCCAGCAGTTTCTCTACTTATTTTAGAAAAATGGCTAAAGATGTAAAACGGGTTCTACAAAGGCAGATCGATAATAACAAGCCATTTGATGTAGCGGGAGCTGTTAGAAGTTGTTCACAAATTACACAGGGAATGCAGTATCAGCTAGCTACAGGAAATTGGGGTAAGGATAAAGATGGAAAGGTTATAAGAACAGGAGTCGCACAGGTTCTTAATCGATTAACATATTCCTCGTGTTTGTCACATCTGAGACGGTTGAATACACCACTGGGTAGAGAAGGGAAAATGGCGAAACCCAGACAATTACATAATACCCATTGGGGAATGATATGCCCTTTTGAAACCCCAGAAGGACAATCAGTAGGTCTCGTCAAGAATCTCTCCCTAATGTGTGATATAAGTGTAGGTACTTCcacaaataatattttcgaaTTTCTCCTGGAATGGGGTTTAGAATCCCTAGATGAAGTTCCACCCCAattaatgaaggaaaaggtgaaGCTCTTCCTGAATGGGAAATGGGTTGGGTGTTTCAATCAAATAGATAACCTGATCGAAACATTGTATGAGTTAAGGAGGAGGTGTGATATATCTCCAGAGGCATCCATCGTAAGGGATGTAAACAGTAAGgagataaaaatttttacagaTTCGGGTAGAGCAATGAGACCTCTATACGTGGTGAAGAATGtcaagggggaaaataaactaAAGTTAACTAAGGagcatgtaaaaaatatgatggCCTACCCGGAGACTTACAATTGGGATTACCTGATCCAGGAAGGGATTATAGAATACATCGATtgtgaagaggaggaaactACAATGATTAGCATGTTTATAGATGACTTGAAAACAGGGACAGGGTACCATAATAATTATACCCATTGTGAGATTCACCCGTCATTGATCCTAGGTGTATGTGCATCTATCATCCCATTTAGCGATCACAACCAGAGTCCACGTAATACATATCAGAGTGCCATGGGTAAACAAGCCATGGGAATTTACGTTACGAACTTTAACATACGGTTGGATACCCTGGCTCATTTGCTGTACTATCCGCAGAGACCTCTTGTATGCACCAAGGTGATGGAATATTTACGATTTAGAGAGCTGCCGGCGGGAATTAACGCTATCGTTGCCATCATGTGCTATACAGGCTACAACCAAGAGGATAGTCTGATAATGAATCAGTCATCCATAGATAGAGGTTTATTTAGAAGTGTATTTTACCGAACTTATACTAGTGAAGAGAAACAACAAGGGAGTCTGATCATAGAATCATTTGAAAAACCATCCATTAGATatgtgaaaaatttaaaaaggggagatTACACCAAGTTAGATAATGATGGGTTAATCGCTCCAGGTATACGGGTTCTAGGGGATGATATCATTATCGGAAAAGTATCTCCAAATATTGAAGACGAAGACGATATAGTGATTCAAAGGATGCCGAATATACAGATGGGTTATAATTCTGGTGCATCTACATCTAATGGATTTATGATAGGGAAAGAGTCGTCAGCGGGAGGAAGCGTACTCAATGGAAGTGCAAGTAGCGTTTGTGGAAGTGTTTCTTCAAGTCCCTATTCTCCGTCAACAATGGGAGGTTCCAATATGATGGATTCTATGCCAGACTCTCCAGTGAGTGATAGATACAGTAGCAGTGGACCTGTGGGGTCTGCAACGGTGGGCCCAGCAAGTGTTTCTTCCTCTACCCCAAGCAATACCACAATTTTTAGGAGTGGAAACACGATATCCAGTGTGAATAGCCCCCAATATGGAACCACTATCGTTTCTGGATCTACGAAGGACGACTTAGAAATTCCCACACTTACCATTAGTACCTCTAACATCTTGAAGCAGTACAAGAAGGACTGTTCCTTAAGTTTacgagaaaatgaaaacgggGTTATAGACACCGTTATGCTCTCTTCCAATAGCCGAGGCAATAAGTTCGCTAAGGTAAAAGTGCGGTCCGTACGTATCCCGCAAATTGGAGATAAGTTTGCAAGTAGACATGGACAGAAGGGTACGATCGGAATAACATACCGAACGGAAGATATGCCCTTCAGTTCAGATGGTACCTTTCCAGATATCATCATGAACCCCCATGCAGTTCCATCCCGTATGACTATCGGTCACCTCGTCGAATGTCTAGCCGGGAAGGTGGCGGCTATTGAGGGTGGAGAAGGAGATGCAACTCCATTTTCTAAAATAACTGTACAGGAAATTTCGCAAAGGTTACACAACCTTGGATACGAAAAGTATGGTAATGATGTGTTGTACAATGGgcataatggaaaaatgttaaaatcgAAAATCTTCATTGGGCCAACATACTACCAAAGATTGAAACACATGGTGGAGGATAAAATTCATGCCAGGAGTAGAGGTCCTCTGACGATGATAACTAGACAACCGACTGAAGGACGATCCAGGGATGGTGGATTACGTTTCggagaaatggaaagagaCTGCATGATTTCCCATGGGTCTGCGAAGATGCTGAAGGAGAGGCTCTTCGAAGAAAGTGATGCATACCGTGTGCACGTGTGTGACAACTGTGGGCTCTGTTGTATCGCCGACATTAACAAGAACGCCTACGAATGTACAGTGTGTAATAGTAAAACGAATATTTCGCAGATCTACATCCCCTACGCGTGCAAGTTGCTCTTTCAGGAGCTCATGACCATGGCTATATATCCGAAGCTTGTCTTGGAGGATATGTAA
- a CDS encoding origin recognition complex subunit 5, putative: MHKLANDSDINSDDCNETAKECIYGFSSPKKQRRNGSHDDADATDVADDADSDGSGQDDSDGHEDCDVRASCNNGGRRAAEAPTDGRMQMSIAGLQKNEEDCKQGGANDAEEETNDEYTEDEDNNNDDGNDNDNDNDNDNYNDNYNDNDNYNDNYNDNDDDDSDDNDDDDVESGSHRNGAEPHEDDEESNASHHAHDSHDPADELYDAELNEMIDQEYFRELIPAIPHDTLQAYISCLKMFGFEREVQLHRLVNLLGDLRDPISVIQVLGLPGMGKTKVVKSFVKLKNVPFAYVNCLMALYQSGKSAKNVIYHTILKDLSTSLLYEFKEYKKTNEFTNYTYDPTKLVPNHVSNTDVFFNVLHKLLSFRPEEGRGGGDVCPGKNHPHHGDGNASDETNKGMTFPNQHLHKDNLYDRSVVFILDNVRYLVRSHPDLFYALTRIHEYIRGPYNDMTKANKTTRGLCIILINRSPLPDEIFDGLPQPPTVWFDSYTADMCKNILYRLYNTMCFESLLTYNDKDLKIYSVKENKREFLIKRKNVILENEVIFDIWCRYVDYIINVSYKDYKSDFHELLFICAHMWPLFIKPILEGTLEPIVENMNALQRNIDTHIRVATYNHASHFTFELIDSVFLNQNNLKNKVDLSFYSRVLLVGAYLASRNLPLTDKRFFNATVKGGAFTLPKKRKGRSKNESILTLIGQAIPKNFTFIRWICITDCVLVCFFNEKLTLNSLICHQINTLIQLGFISFCSANNMSCLVRNSLMNGVQWSGYCGSALLNSTNNFSSLGNNIFSDSTHSTSYESLDPYTKLVIQVPEDTIRGIARDLKIPLDELIL, translated from the coding sequence ATGCATAAGCTGGCAAACGACAGTGATATTAACTCTGACGACTGCAACGAAACGGCGAAAGAATGCATTTACGGGTTCAGCTCTCCGAAGAAGCAGAGGAGGAATGGCAGTCATGATGATGCCGATGCTACCGACGTTGCAGACGATGCCGACTCTGATGGGAGCGGCCAGGATGATTCGGATGGCCATGAAGATTGCGATGTTCGTGCCTCCTGCAACAACGGAGGAAGGCGCGCGGCCGAGGCCCCAACGGATGGGCGAATGCAGATGAGCATTGCGGGGTTGCAGAAGAATGAAGAGGATTGCAAACAGGGGGGCGCAAATGACGCGGAGGAGGAAACGAATGATGAGTATACGGAGGATGAAGACAATAACAATGATGACGGCAATGATAATGATAATGATAATGATAATGATAATTATAATGATAATTATAATGATAATGATAATTATAATGATAATTataatgataatgatgatgatgactcCGACGAcaatgacgatgatgatgtgGAAAGCGGGTCGCACAGAAACGGTGCAGAGCCGCACGAAGACGACGAAGAGTCCAACGCTTCCCACCATGCGCACGATTCGCACGACCCGGCAGATGAGCTCTACGACGCAGAACTGAACGAAATGATCGACCAGGAATACTTCAGAGAGCTCATCCCTGCCATCCCCCACGATACTCTCCAGGCATACATCAGTTGTTTGAAAATGTTTGGTTTTGAAAGGGAAGTGCAATTGCACCGATTGGTTAACCTTCTCGGTGATTTAAGAGATCCCATTTCTGTTATTCAGGTTTTAGGCTTACCGGGCatggggaaaacaaaagtcGTCAAAAGTTTTGTCAAGCTAAAGAACGTGCCCTTCGCCTATGTAAACTGCCTAATGGCTCTATACCAATCTGGTAAGTctgcaaaaaatgtaatttacCATACAATTTTAAAGGATCTCAGCACAAGTCTGTTGTATGAATTTaaggaatataaaaagaCAAATGAATTCACAAATTATACGTATGATCCTACCAAGTTAGTTCCAAACCATGTGTCGAACAcagatgtattttttaatgttCTCCATAAACTCTTGTCCTTTCGGCCCGAGGAAGgcaggggagggggggatgtGTGTCCAGGAAAAAATCATCCTCACCATGGCGATGGAAATGCATCCGACGAAACAAACAAGGGAATGACATTTCCAAATCAACATCTTCACAAAGACAATTTATACGACCGGTCAGTTGTGTTCATCCTGGATAATGTGCGCTACCTCGTGAGAAGCCACCCAGATTTATTTTATGCCTTAACAAGAATCCACGAATATATAAGAGGCCCATATAACGACATGACGAAAGCGAACAAGACAACGAGAGGCCTCTGCATCATCCTAATCAATAGATCCCCATTGCCGGACGAAATATTTGATGGGCTACCTCAACCCCCAACCGTGTGGTTTGACTCCTACACAGCAGACATGTGCAAGAATATTCTCTACCGACTTTACAACACCATGTGTTTCGAATCGCTCCTCACATACAACGACAAGGATTTAAAAATCTACTCTGttaaggaaaacaaaagggagtttctaataaaaaggaagaacgttATCCTGGAGAACGAAGTAATTTTTGACATATGGTGCAGATACGTGGACTACATAATTAATGTATCCTATAAAGACTACAAGAGCGATTTCCATGAGCTTCTGTTTATATGCGCCCACATGTGGCCTCTTTTCATAAAACCCATCCTTGAGGGCACGTTAGAACCCATCGTAGAAAATATGAACGCTCTACAAAGGAATATAGATACACATATCCGAGTGGCTACCTACAACCATGCTAGTCATTTTACATTCGAACTAATTGATTCCGTCTTCCTGAaccaaaataatttaaaaaataaagtcgACCTATCATTCTATTCAAGAGTTCTACTTGTAGGCGCATATCTGGCTTCTAGAAATTTACCCTTAACAGATAAACGTTTCTTCAATGCGACTGTAAAGGGAGGTGCCTTTACCCTACCCAAGAAGAGAAAGGGTAGAAGTAAAAATGAATCCATCTTAACATTAATTGGTCAGGCGATTCCGAAAAACTTTACTTTCATTCGATGGATATGTATAACAGATTGTGTGCTTGTGTGTTTCTTCAACGAAAAGTTAACACTCAACAGTCTCATCTGTCATCAAATAAATACACTCATCCAGCTGGGATTTATAAGCTTCTGTTCTGCAAACAATATGTCTTGCTTGGTCCGAAATAGCTTGATGAATGGAGTGCAGTGGAGTGGCTACTGTGGGAGCGCACTTCTCAACTCCACCAACAATTTCTCCTCCCTAGGGAATAATATCTTTTCCGATAGTACTCATTCCACTTCGTACGAATCCCTTGACCCCTACACCAAGCTAGTCATCCAGGTTCCGGAGGATACTATCCGCGGCATCGCCAGAGACCTCAAGATCCCCCTAGACGAGTTGATTCTGTGA
- a CDS encoding palmitoyltransferase DHHC11, putative: MKTLNMGEILLAFYRSFFVFLTCALILQSMYLFPKFISTFATKVRVLSFFSFWFCALMTLWCYVKCLIKNPGVLTRDPRKTGEGTNEQERRDDVCVKCNLLKEKRSHHCSVCNRCIIKMDHHCIWINGCVGQYNQKFFILLNFYTLLMCTNCAFILMYKMISCVQRNPRLNTDRKCIFSRTDLFLIVLNTFSSLLFGVFSLVMLIDQYVAIRTNTTGIEYLKNQQKEMRPFRESLVDVFGQPFCCLWFLPIDGTVRSDFSSRENYLEEEKKN, translated from the exons atgaaaaccctaaacatgGGGGAAATTCTTTTGGCGTTTTATAGgtccttcttcgtttttctG ACATGCGCCCTAATTCTGCAATCCATGTACCTATTCCCCAAGTTCATCTCAACTTTTGC AACGAAAGTACGCGTGTTAtcattcttctccttctggtTCTGCGCTCTTATGACTTTGTGGTGCTACGTCAAATGCCTCATTAAAAACCCGGGGGTGTTAACGAGAGATCCCAGAAAGACAG GAGAAGGAACCAACGAACAGGAGCGTCGCGATGACGTGTGCGTGAAGTGTAACTtgttaaaggaaaagaggtcTCACCACTGTTCTGTTTGCAATCGATGCATCATCAAAATGGATCACCACT GCATTTGGATAAATGGCTGCGTCGGACAGTATAACCAGAAATTTTTTATCCTCCTCAATTTC TACACCCTGCTCATGTGCACCAATTGCGCCTTCATCCTTATGTACAAAATGATCTCATGTGTTCAGAGGAACCCAAGATTGAACACCGATAGGAAG TGCATATTCAGCAGAACAGACCTCTTCCTTATCGTG TTGAATacattttcctcccttttgtttggggtgttctCGTTGGTCATGTTGATCGATCAGTATGTCGCGATTCGGACGAACACGACAG GGATTGAGTACTTGAAGAACCAACAGAAAGAAATGAGGCCCTTCCGGGAGTCACTCGTGGATGTTTTTGGCCAGCCGTTCTGCTGTCTCTG GTTTCTTCCCATCGATGGAACAGTGCGGTCGGATTTTTCCTCACGCGAAAACTAccttgaagaggaaaaaaaaaattaa